A genomic region of Leptotrichia hofstadii contains the following coding sequences:
- the rfbA gene encoding glucose-1-phosphate thymidylyltransferase RfbA — translation MKGIILAGGSGTRLYPLTKSISKQIMPIYDKPMIYYPLSVLMLANIKDILIISTPRDLPLFRELLGDGSDLGINLEYKIQENPNGLAEAFLIGEEFIGNDNVALILGDNIFYGSGFTGLVEESAKLKEGAIIFGYPVKDPRAYGVVEFDENGKAISLEEKPENPKSNYAIPGLYFYDNTVIQKAKTIKPSARGELEITAVNELYLSEGKLNVKNLGRGIAWLDTGTHEALLEAANYVEAIQKRQGFYVACLEEIAYTKKWITKKQLEKLAEPMLKTEYGQYLLSLG, via the coding sequence ATGAAAGGAATTATTTTAGCTGGAGGAAGCGGAACTAGGCTGTATCCTCTGACAAAGTCGATTTCAAAACAGATTATGCCAATTTATGATAAGCCAATGATTTATTATCCTTTATCTGTGCTTATGCTTGCAAATATAAAGGATATTTTGATAATTTCTACACCAAGGGATTTACCGTTGTTCCGAGAACTTTTAGGCGATGGAAGTGATTTGGGAATAAATCTGGAATATAAGATTCAAGAAAATCCAAATGGACTTGCAGAAGCATTTTTAATTGGCGAAGAATTTATTGGTAATGATAATGTGGCTCTAATTCTGGGCGATAATATATTTTATGGAAGCGGGTTTACAGGTCTGGTTGAAGAATCTGCAAAGTTAAAAGAAGGAGCAATAATATTTGGATATCCTGTAAAGGATCCTAGAGCTTACGGAGTAGTTGAATTTGATGAAAACGGAAAAGCTATCTCTTTGGAGGAAAAGCCTGAAAATCCAAAATCAAATTATGCAATTCCAGGACTCTACTTCTACGATAACACAGTAATTCAAAAAGCTAAAACTATAAAGCCTTCCGCAAGAGGCGAACTTGAAATCACAGCCGTAAACGAGCTGTATCTTTCTGAAGGCAAGCTGAATGTAAAAAATTTAGGAAGAGGGATTGCGTGGCTTGATACAGGGACTCACGAAGCGCTGCTGGAAGCCGCTAATTACGTGGAAGCTATCCAAAAGCGACAAGGATTTTACGTCGCATGTCTTGAAGAAATAGCCTACACTAAAAAATGGATAACCAAAAAGCAGCTGGAAAAACTGGCAGAACCAATGCTAAAGACAGAATATGGGCAATATTTGCTGAGCTTAGGGTAA
- a CDS encoding ABC transporter permease — MELFKYKDLIKELVVRDIKVKYKKSVLGILWSILNPLLMMIVLSIVFSEIFKSSTKNFPLYLITGQVIFNFFSESTNMSMMSILGNGGLIKKVYLPKYIFPLSKTLFGLVNLIFSLIAVFIVILFTKQKIGISSFFIPLLFIYVTIFSLGIGFILSSTAVFFRDILHLYSILLIVWNYLTPVFYPLEIVPYKYRNFISLNPMTYYVEYFRKILLYNEIPDLNLNFICFFVSIISLVIGILVFRKNQNKFILFI; from the coding sequence ATGGAGTTATTTAAATATAAAGATCTTATAAAAGAATTAGTTGTTAGGGACATAAAAGTAAAATATAAAAAATCAGTTTTGGGGATATTATGGAGTATTTTAAATCCCCTTTTAATGATGATAGTTCTATCGATTGTTTTTTCGGAAATTTTTAAATCTTCAACTAAAAATTTCCCTCTGTATCTCATTACTGGGCAGGTAATTTTTAATTTTTTTTCAGAATCTACTAATATGTCTATGATGTCAATACTTGGAAATGGAGGTCTTATAAAAAAGGTTTATCTGCCTAAGTATATTTTTCCACTTTCTAAAACCTTATTTGGATTAGTAAATTTAATTTTTTCTTTAATCGCGGTATTTATAGTTATTTTGTTTACAAAACAGAAAATAGGAATATCAAGTTTTTTTATTCCTTTATTATTTATATACGTTACCATATTTAGTTTAGGGATAGGATTCATCCTTTCAAGTACGGCAGTATTTTTTAGGGATATACTTCATCTGTATAGTATTCTATTAATAGTCTGGAACTATCTGACACCAGTTTTTTATCCTTTGGAAATAGTGCCTTATAAATATAGAAATTTTATTTCTCTGAATCCTATGACTTATTATGTAGAGTATTTTAGAAAAATTTTGCTGTATAATGAAATTCCAGATTTAAATTTAAATTTTATATGTTTTTTTGTTTCAATAATATCTCTTGTAATTGGAATATTGGTATTTAGAAAAAATCAAAATAAATTTATTTTGTTTATATAG
- a CDS encoding tyrosine-type recombinase/integrase: MKIKSELTKKEMTVAKCMDIWIENEHNYIKESTYALYLTIIEKHLKVYFKNRKISTISNKDLQSFILDKLNDGKLNGNGGLSRKTVKDMVTVLNAVLNFAIKREIIKKTQFEYKIPKDEKVEKMEVFDSEERMKIFEYIKKNMNCRTAGILLCLCTGLRIGEICALRWKEVDMARGIISINHTIQRIYLSNAKKSEVIISEPKTQSSKRKIPIARELIPVLEKFKSEDGNYVISGTEKYIEPRTYRKFFKKMLGFLKIRKLRFHSLRHTFATQAIELGIDCKTVSEILGHSTVSITLNLYVHPDLDHKKKCMNIIFDNMVQQQPKD, translated from the coding sequence ATGAAAATAAAATCAGAATTAACAAAAAAGGAAATGACTGTGGCAAAATGTATGGACATTTGGATAGAAAACGAACATAACTATATAAAAGAATCTACCTATGCCCTATATTTGACAATTATTGAAAAACATTTGAAAGTTTATTTTAAAAATAGAAAAATAAGCACAATTTCCAATAAGGATCTGCAGTCTTTTATTTTGGACAAGCTGAATGATGGAAAATTGAATGGAAATGGAGGTTTATCGAGAAAAACTGTAAAGGATATGGTAACAGTGCTAAATGCAGTTCTTAATTTTGCAATAAAAAGAGAAATAATAAAAAAGACTCAATTTGAATATAAAATTCCAAAAGATGAAAAAGTTGAAAAAATGGAAGTTTTTGATTCTGAGGAAAGAATGAAAATTTTTGAATATATAAAAAAGAACATGAATTGCCGTACAGCTGGAATACTTCTTTGCCTATGCACGGGGCTTAGGATAGGAGAAATATGTGCATTGCGATGGAAGGAGGTTGATATGGCAAGGGGAATTATCAGCATAAACCACACGATACAGCGAATCTACTTAAGCAACGCCAAAAAAAGCGAAGTAATAATTTCCGAACCGAAAACGCAAAGCTCCAAACGAAAGATTCCGATAGCAAGAGAACTTATTCCTGTTCTAGAAAAATTTAAGTCAGAAGACGGGAATTACGTTATTTCAGGAACAGAAAAATATATTGAGCCACGGACATATAGAAAATTCTTCAAAAAAATGCTAGGCTTTTTAAAAATAAGAAAATTAAGATTCCATTCGTTAAGGCACACCTTTGCCACACAGGCGATAGAACTTGGAATAGACTGCAAGACTGTATCTGAAATACTGGGACATTCAACTGTCAGCATTACATTAAATTTGTATGTCCATCCAGATCTTGACCATAAGAAAAAATGTATGAACATAATTTTTGATAATATGGTACAACAGCAACCAAAAGATTAA
- a CDS encoding NAD-dependent epimerase/dehydratase family protein, giving the protein MKILVTGANGYIGKNVVKWLLDNKNDVLATDINLDKVDERAEKLVVNLFENIDEHLEKFKDIDACIHLAWRNGFVHNSITHLQDISKHYEFLEKISKIGIKNINVIGTMHEIGYWEGEINEDTPTNPISFYGIAKNTLRQSLKILEKSENIELKWLRVYYIQGDDRNNNSIFSKILQKEEEGAEKFPFTTGINKYDFINVFKLAEMISKASLQTEIKGIINCCSGKAISLKDKVESFLLENNLKIKLEYGVFPDREYDSPALWGNNEKIKEIINKGE; this is encoded by the coding sequence ATGAAGATACTGGTAACAGGAGCTAATGGTTATATTGGAAAAAATGTTGTAAAGTGGCTATTAGATAACAAAAATGATGTTCTAGCAACAGATATTAATTTAGATAAAGTTGATGAAAGAGCTGAAAAACTAGTTGTTAATTTATTTGAAAATATAGACGAGCATTTAGAAAAGTTTAAAGACATTGATGCGTGCATTCATTTAGCTTGGAGAAATGGATTTGTTCACAATTCGATAACACATCTTCAGGATATATCAAAACATTATGAATTTTTAGAAAAAATAAGTAAAATTGGAATAAAAAACATAAATGTTATAGGAACAATGCATGAAATAGGATATTGGGAAGGAGAAATAAATGAAGATACTCCAACGAATCCTATTTCTTTTTATGGAATAGCAAAAAATACATTGAGACAATCACTAAAAATTTTAGAAAAATCAGAAAATATCGAATTAAAATGGTTAAGAGTTTATTATATTCAAGGAGATGACAGAAATAATAACTCAATTTTTTCAAAAATTCTTCAAAAAGAAGAAGAGGGGGCAGAGAAGTTTCCTTTTACTACAGGGATAAATAAATATGATTTCATCAATGTATTCAAATTAGCAGAGATGATTTCAAAAGCTTCCTTACAAACTGAAATAAAAGGAATTATAAACTGTTGCTCAGGTAAGGCAATTAGTTTGAAAGATAAAGTTGAAAGTTTTTTATTGGAAAATAATTTGAAAATAAAATTAGAGTATGGAGTTTTTCCTGACAGGGAATATGATTCTCCTGCATTATGGGGAAATAATGAAAAAATAAAAGAAATAATAAATAAGGGAGAATAG
- a CDS encoding exopolysaccharide biosynthesis polyprenyl glycosylphosphotransferase — MKINKDIYIRILYIFILYSLYNFLLDKYDYVIKYLTSFIFIIYIFTKFIFGQLDFYAERFRLKDIFINFGINIVFSITLYAFWKRFDIFNMFALLFLFQVIFRRIVCSLYMKKKNVLIFGSNHIENNIQEDIIRSLDYNYVGYISNNKSRATEYLIGSYEQMEEIIYQKKIDILVIVKDIKSPGFKKYMKRIFDLKINGLKIMNYEEFNEDIQKKIDINKINEEWLLQSNGFDILNNEVQRNIKRGMDLMLALILMVILSPLALIVSIIIKLESKGPVIFKQMRIGENMRPFKVYKFRSMRLHDPEKYSKYTLDNDSRVTKFGKFIRKTRIDELPQLWNILKGTMSFVGPRPEWDILAKDYARQIHYYNLRHLIKPGITGWAQVMFPYGESLDDAKKKLEYDLYYLKHQDFILDVLVVAKTAKAVFFGKGK; from the coding sequence ATGAAAATAAATAAAGATATTTACATACGGATATTATATATATTTATTTTATATTCACTTTATAACTTTTTGCTAGATAAATACGACTATGTAATAAAATATTTGACAAGTTTCATCTTTATCATATATATATTTACAAAATTTATATTTGGACAGCTGGATTTTTATGCAGAACGTTTCAGGCTAAAAGATATTTTCATAAATTTTGGAATTAATATTGTCTTTTCGATAACTCTGTATGCCTTTTGGAAACGTTTTGACATTTTCAATATGTTTGCGCTGCTGTTCCTGTTTCAAGTGATTTTCAGAAGAATAGTATGCTCGCTCTACATGAAGAAGAAAAATGTGCTCATATTTGGGTCAAATCATATAGAAAATAATATTCAGGAGGACATTATAAGATCCCTTGACTATAATTATGTCGGATATATTTCCAACAACAAAAGCAGAGCGACAGAATATCTTATTGGAAGTTACGAACAGATGGAGGAAATTATTTACCAAAAAAAAATTGATATTCTTGTAATTGTAAAAGATATAAAAAGCCCTGGCTTTAAAAAATATATGAAACGCATTTTTGACTTGAAGATAAATGGGCTTAAAATAATGAATTATGAAGAATTTAATGAAGATATCCAAAAAAAAATTGATATAAATAAAATAAACGAGGAATGGCTTCTCCAGTCAAACGGATTTGACATTCTAAATAACGAAGTGCAAAGGAATATAAAGCGTGGGATGGACTTGATGCTTGCACTGATATTGATGGTTATTCTTTCTCCGCTTGCGTTAATAGTTTCAATAATTATTAAACTGGAATCAAAAGGTCCTGTCATATTCAAGCAGATGCGCATAGGTGAAAATATGCGTCCCTTCAAGGTATATAAGTTTCGAAGCATGAGGCTCCATGATCCGGAAAAATATTCAAAATACACTTTGGATAACGACAGCAGAGTTACCAAGTTTGGCAAGTTTATAAGAAAAACAAGAATTGACGAACTTCCGCAGCTCTGGAACATATTGAAGGGTACAATGAGCTTTGTTGGACCGCGTCCTGAATGGGATATTCTTGCAAAAGATTACGCAAGGCAAATACATTATTATAACCTTAGGCATCTTATAAAACCTGGAATAACAGGCTGGGCTCAAGTGATGTTTCCGTATGGGGAAAGCTTAGATGATGCAAAAAAAAAGCTGGAATATGATTTATATTATTTAAAACATCAGGATTTTATACTTGATGTGCTTGTTGTCGCAAAAACGGCAAAAGCTGTATTTTTTGGAAAAGGAAAATAA
- a CDS encoding rhamnan synthesis F family protein, protein MKRVAIYFFYDKDGVVDRYVNYFLEDFKQNLDRLIVVCNGKLTPEGREEFSKYTNEIIVRENKGFDVWAYKEGIEYIGWDNLKNYDELIMLNMTIMGPIYSFKEMFDEMDSRKELDFWGITKFHKFPVDPWGLIKYGYIPEHIQSHFIAVRNPMLTSYEFKQHWEKMRMINTYFESVSYHESIFTKKFNDKGFKSDSYINSDDLKDFTDHPIIDYPKKIIEEKRCPIFKRRSFFNPYDDFLTRSMGRSSLELFKYIEENTSYDVNLIWDNILRVENMYDIKNTLHLNYNLPSNYSLLKDNDSKKIGLFFHIYFEDLIEECFNYASNMPEYVDIFITTDKESKKIKIENKFSELKNKVDIKIIENRGRDVSAFLVPNREEILKYDIACFAHDKKTKQLHPELKGEEFKYKCLENILGNKNFVNNIINLFVENPRLGLLSPPAPNHAEFYGNLGREWGENYDITVEFLKDLKIEINVDKGKAPIAPYGTMFWFRPKAMKKLLEKTWKYEDFPKEPNKIDGTLLHAIERAYPFVVQEAGFYSANVLNEDFTRVEMTNLGFMLSSLNKMLYSNKLFQHYGMQYFLLDFMKKTLGGKLRFRNLLKMFIISKMPEGMRNFLIKIRNKFRRRKNEN, encoded by the coding sequence ATGAAAAGAGTTGCAATATATTTTTTCTATGATAAGGACGGGGTGGTTGACAGATATGTAAATTATTTTTTAGAAGACTTTAAACAAAATCTAGACAGACTGATAGTTGTATGTAATGGTAAATTAACGCCAGAAGGAAGAGAAGAATTTTCTAAATATACTAATGAGATAATTGTAAGAGAAAATAAGGGATTTGATGTTTGGGCATATAAAGAAGGTATAGAATACATCGGCTGGGATAATTTAAAAAATTATGATGAATTAATTATGTTAAATATGACTATTATGGGACCTATTTACTCATTTAAGGAAATGTTTGATGAAATGGACAGCAGAAAAGAGCTTGACTTTTGGGGAATAACGAAATTTCATAAATTTCCAGTTGATCCATGGGGATTGATAAAATACGGATATATTCCAGAGCATATACAGTCACATTTCATAGCAGTAAGAAATCCAATGCTTACAAGTTATGAATTTAAACAGCATTGGGAAAAAATGAGAATGATAAATACATATTTTGAAAGTGTTTCCTATCATGAGTCTATTTTTACAAAAAAATTTAATGATAAAGGATTCAAATCAGATAGCTATATAAATAGTGATGATTTAAAAGATTTTACAGATCATCCAATAATAGATTACCCTAAAAAAATAATAGAGGAAAAAAGATGTCCTATTTTTAAAAGAAGATCCTTTTTTAATCCTTATGATGATTTTTTAACACGTAGTATGGGGAGATCTTCTCTGGAACTATTCAAATATATTGAAGAGAATACAAGTTATGATGTAAATCTTATATGGGATAATATACTAAGAGTTGAAAACATGTATGATATAAAAAATACTTTACACCTTAACTATAATCTTCCATCAAATTACAGCTTACTAAAAGATAACGATTCAAAAAAAATAGGATTATTCTTTCATATTTATTTTGAAGATTTAATTGAAGAATGTTTTAATTATGCTTCAAATATGCCTGAATACGTTGATATTTTTATAACGACAGATAAAGAAAGTAAAAAAATAAAAATAGAAAATAAATTTTCAGAACTAAAAAATAAAGTAGATATTAAAATAATAGAAAACAGGGGAAGAGATGTGAGTGCTTTTCTAGTTCCAAATAGAGAAGAGATTTTAAAATATGATATAGCATGTTTTGCTCATGATAAAAAAACAAAGCAACTTCACCCTGAATTAAAAGGTGAAGAATTTAAATATAAATGTCTTGAAAATATACTGGGCAATAAAAATTTTGTTAATAACATAATAAATTTATTTGTTGAAAACCCTAGGTTAGGATTACTATCTCCACCAGCCCCTAACCATGCAGAATTTTATGGAAACCTTGGAAGGGAATGGGGAGAAAACTACGATATAACAGTAGAATTTTTAAAAGATTTAAAGATTGAAATAAATGTCGACAAGGGTAAAGCTCCGATTGCACCTTATGGAACAATGTTTTGGTTCAGACCAAAAGCAATGAAAAAATTACTAGAAAAAACTTGGAAATACGAAGATTTTCCTAAGGAACCAAATAAAATAGACGGAACACTGCTTCATGCAATAGAAAGAGCATATCCTTTTGTTGTTCAGGAAGCTGGATTTTATTCAGCGAATGTTTTAAATGAAGACTTTACAAGAGTAGAAATGACAAATCTAGGTTTTATGCTTTCATCATTAAATAAGATGTTGTATTCAAATAAATTATTTCAACATTATGGAATGCAATATTTTTTATTAGATTTTATGAAGAAAACATTGGGAGGAAAGCTAAGATTCCGTAATCTTTTAAAAATGTTTATTATTTCTAAAATGCCAGAAGGAATGAGAAATTTTTTAATAAAAATTAGAAATAAATTTAGAAGGAGAAAAAATGAAAATTAA
- a CDS encoding ABC transporter ATP-binding protein, giving the protein MIELKNVSLKYNMSKEKVLSFKEYIIKFIKNELHYEEFWALKNITMKIEKGEVVGLVGFNGAGKSTLLKIISQIIEPTTGTVKVNGKISPLIELGTGFDFDLTARENIYLNGYILGYSKKFINKSFEEIVDFAELSEFIDVPLKNFSSGMVARLGFAISTIVKPDILIVDEILSVGDFKFQEKSLNKIKSMMKDGVTVLMVSHSLDQIEKMCNRVVWLENGSIKKIGLTKEICSEYKNS; this is encoded by the coding sequence ATGATTGAATTAAAAAATGTTAGTTTAAAATACAATATGAGTAAAGAAAAAGTACTTTCTTTTAAGGAATACATCATAAAATTTATAAAAAATGAATTACATTATGAGGAGTTCTGGGCATTAAAAAATATAACTATGAAAATAGAAAAAGGTGAAGTTGTAGGTTTAGTAGGCTTTAATGGAGCAGGAAAAAGTACTCTTTTAAAAATTATTTCTCAAATAATAGAACCTACAACAGGAACAGTGAAAGTCAATGGGAAAATATCACCGCTCATAGAGTTGGGAACAGGGTTTGACTTTGATTTGACAGCTAGAGAAAACATATATCTTAACGGTTATATATTAGGATATAGTAAAAAATTTATTAATAAAAGTTTTGAAGAAATAGTTGATTTTGCAGAACTTAGTGAATTTATTGATGTTCCATTAAAGAATTTTTCTTCTGGAATGGTAGCAAGATTGGGATTTGCAATATCTACGATTGTAAAACCTGATATTTTGATAGTAGACGAAATTTTATCGGTTGGAGATTTTAAATTTCAAGAAAAAAGTTTAAATAAAATAAAATCCATGATGAAAGATGGGGTAACAGTACTTATGGTGTCCCACTCATTAGATCAGATAGAGAAAATGTGTAACAGGGTAGTTTGGCTTGAAAATGGAAGTATTAAAAAAATAGGCTTAACAAAAGAAATATGCAGTGAATATAAAAACAGTTGA
- a CDS encoding M3 family oligoendopeptidase: MNFNNYKYEHLDLEKIKGEFSELIDSFERAENMEGQIEAFDKIIKLRNHIETMQTLVSIRHSIDTNDEFYDKENEYMDEISPILFGFTNDFYKALVNSKFKAELIKKYGKLLFDLAENTLKVFSNEIIPDAQEENRLSSKYSKLIASAKIDFDGKELNLSQMVPYTQSKDRNVRIEAAKKVAQFFAENQEEFDNIYDSLVKVRTKMAQKMGYKNYVEFGYKQLSRLEYDAKMVEGYRKQVLENIVPLHTELRKRQEKRLGVEKLRFYDESIKFNSGNADPHGSPEWILNHGKTMYKELSKETDDFFTFMTENNLLDLLSKKGKMSGGYCTYIPEYKAPFIFANFNGTAHDIDVLTHEAGHAFQVYQSRGFDVPEYLWPTYEACEIHSMSMEFLTWPWMKLFFENDTEKYKFIHLSEALLFIPYGVTVDEFQHWVYENPEVTPQQRREKWLEIEKKYLPTRDYGEADELKNGIFWFRQGHIFSSPFYYIDYTLAQVCAFQFWIKSREDREKAWKDYLNLCKLGGSKSFFELMKSANLKNPFEEGTLASVIPKIKEYLDNVDDMNL; the protein is encoded by the coding sequence ATGAATTTTAATAATTACAAATACGAACATTTGGACTTGGAAAAAATAAAAGGAGAATTTTCAGAACTAATAGATAGTTTTGAAAGGGCAGAAAATATGGAGGGACAAATTGAAGCATTTGATAAAATTATAAAGTTGAGAAACCATATTGAAACTATGCAGACGCTTGTTTCTATTCGTCATAGCATTGATACAAATGATGAATTTTATGATAAGGAAAATGAGTATATGGATGAAATTAGTCCAATTTTATTTGGATTTACTAATGATTTTTATAAAGCGCTTGTCAATTCAAAATTTAAAGCTGAACTCATCAAGAAATACGGGAAATTGCTGTTCGACTTGGCAGAAAATACATTGAAAGTTTTCTCGAACGAGATTATTCCAGATGCACAGGAGGAAAATAGATTGTCAAGCAAATATTCAAAATTGATTGCCAGCGCGAAAATTGATTTTGACGGAAAAGAGCTTAATTTGTCGCAAATGGTTCCTTACACTCAATCAAAGGACCGAAATGTCAGAATTGAAGCCGCAAAGAAAGTAGCTCAATTTTTTGCTGAAAATCAAGAAGAATTTGACAATATTTATGATTCGCTTGTAAAAGTGAGAACTAAAATGGCACAGAAAATGGGATACAAAAATTATGTGGAATTTGGGTATAAACAACTTTCAAGGCTTGAATACGATGCAAAAATGGTAGAAGGTTACAGAAAGCAAGTACTTGAAAACATTGTTCCACTGCATACTGAACTTCGTAAAAGACAGGAAAAAAGGCTTGGTGTTGAAAAACTTAGATTTTATGACGAGTCTATAAAATTTAATTCTGGAAATGCCGATCCACATGGTTCACCTGAATGGATTTTAAATCATGGTAAAACAATGTATAAGGAATTGTCGAAGGAAACTGATGATTTTTTTACATTTATGACTGAAAATAATTTGCTTGACTTGCTTTCTAAAAAGGGGAAAATGAGTGGCGGATACTGCACTTATATTCCAGAATACAAGGCTCCATTTATTTTTGCCAATTTTAATGGGACTGCACATGATATCGATGTTTTGACGCACGAAGCGGGGCATGCTTTTCAAGTTTACCAAAGCCGAGGTTTTGATGTGCCTGAATATTTATGGCCAACTTACGAGGCTTGCGAAATTCATTCAATGAGTATGGAATTTTTGACTTGGCCGTGGATGAAACTATTCTTTGAAAACGATACAGAAAAATATAAATTTATTCATTTGTCAGAAGCTCTTTTATTCATTCCTTATGGAGTAACTGTAGATGAATTCCAGCACTGGGTTTATGAAAATCCAGAAGTTACGCCACAACAGCGTCGTGAAAAATGGCTTGAAATTGAGAAAAAATATTTACCAACTAGAGATTACGGAGAAGCTGATGAATTGAAAAATGGAATTTTCTGGTTTAGACAAGGGCATATTTTTAGCTCGCCATTTTACTACATCGACTACACTTTAGCACAAGTCTGCGCTTTTCAATTCTGGATAAAATCAAGGGAAGACAGGGAAAAAGCTTGGAAGGATTATTTGAATCTGTGCAAACTTGGAGGAAGCAAGTCATTCTTTGAACTTATGAAATCTGCTAATTTAAAAAATCCATTTGAAGAAGGAACATTAGCGTCCGTAATTCCAAAAATTAAGGAATATCTGGATAATGTCGATGATATGAATTTGTAA